The nucleotide window AAAACAATATAAACGCAACGACACCTAAAAGCCAATCGGTGGTATCAGCCATGAACGGGAAAATTATCGGTGGTCTTTTGGTTTTAATGCTCGCTGCCGCGGTTGCCTCCAGCGGCTGCATCGGCGGCGGCTCGAAGGAGAAGGTTTTGATCGTTGGAACCAGCGCCGACTTCCCGCCCTTTGAATACAAGGATCCGCAGACCGGGAACATAACGGGCTTCGACATAGACCTGATAAAGATGGTGGCCAAGAAGGCCGGCTATGACAAAGTTGAGATAAAGGACATGGACTTCGATTCCCTGATCCCGGCCCTCCAGACAGGAAAGGTTGACGTGGTCATAGCCGGAATGACGATAACGGAGAAGCGCAAGCAGGTCGTTGATTTCAGCATCCCCTACTGGAAGGCGGACCAGGCCGTGGTCGTGAGGAAGGACTCGGACATAGCGATCAACTCCCTCGACGATCTGAAGGGTAAGGTAATCGGCGTCGAGAAGGGAACCACGGGTGCAATCTACATAAAGGACCACCTCGGCGACCAGGTCACGCTCAAGGAGTACAACAGCTATGTTGCAGCACTGCAGGCCCTCCTGAACGGCCAGGTTGACGTTCTCGTCATAGACTCGCCCGTTGCCAACATGTTCACCAACAAGTACGACGTCAAGGTCGTCTACACGATAAACACGAACGAGCACTATGGAATAGCCGTCAAGAAGGGCAACAAGGAGCTCCTCGACAAGATAAACAAGGCCCTCCAGGATATCATGAACTCCCCCGAGTGGAACAAGCTCGTTGAGAAGTACTTCGGAAGCTGATCTCTTCTCCATTTTTGGAGGTGCAGGGTTTGATAACCTCCACCAGCGTTCCGTTAGGCATCGCCCTGAGAATGCTCATCGACGGTGCAAAAACGACGATAATCCTCTCCGTGCTTTCAATAGCCCTCGGCCTTCTCATAGGCCTCCCCGTTGCGCTCATGGAAACCTACGGCGGCAAAACCCTGAGGCGGATCGCGATGGTCTACGAGGGCACGCTGAGGGGCATTCCCCTCCTCGCGATATACTTCGTGATCTTCTACTCGATGCCGATGCTGATAGGTCTCGGCCTCTCACCGTTTCTGGCGGCCGTTGTCGGGCTGGGAATACGCTCCTCAGCGTATCAGTCCCAGATATTCCGGAGCGGAATACAGGCCGTCGATGAGGGACAGATCGAGGCGGCGGTTTCACTCGGCATGAGCCAGTGGCAGATAATAAGGCACATCGTTCTCCCGCAGGCGCTGAGGATGTCGATCCCGGCGTGGATGAACGAGTACGTCATAGTCCTGAAGGACACGTCGATAGCGCTGGCTTTGGGCATAGTCGAGCTCACGAGGCAGGCAACTTACCTCGTCTCGGTAACGGCCGAGCCCTTCAGGTACTACGGCCTGGCGGCCCTGTTCTACCTCGCGATGGTTCTGCCGCTAACTTACTTCGCGAACTGGATGGGGAAGAAGTACGGAATAAAGGGAACGGGAGGGGCAATGGATGTCAGACTCTGACAGGGTTCTTGTAATTAGGAACCTTACGAAAAGGTTCGGCGAAAAGCCCGTTCTGAAGGGCATCTCCTTCGAGGTTGAGAGGGGAGAGACGAAGGTGATCATCGGGCCCAGCGGGGCCGGGAAGAGCACGCTCCTCAGGTGCATAAACAGGCTCATCGAGCCCGACGAGGGGGAGATAATATTCAACGGAACCAACATACTGGACAGGAACGTGGACATAAGGAAGATCAGGGCGAGGATAGGCTTCGTCTTCCAGCACTTCAACCTCTTCAAGCACCTCACGGCCCTTGAGAACGTCAAGATCGGCCTCAAGGTGGTCAAGGGAATGAGCGACGAGGAAGCCGAGAAGAAGGCCATCGAGGCCCTAAAAATGGTCCACCT belongs to Thermococcus sp. AM4 and includes:
- a CDS encoding basic amino acid ABC transporter substrate-binding protein; translation: MNGKIIGGLLVLMLAAAVASSGCIGGGSKEKVLIVGTSADFPPFEYKDPQTGNITGFDIDLIKMVAKKAGYDKVEIKDMDFDSLIPALQTGKVDVVIAGMTITEKRKQVVDFSIPYWKADQAVVVRKDSDIAINSLDDLKGKVIGVEKGTTGAIYIKDHLGDQVTLKEYNSYVAALQALLNGQVDVLVIDSPVANMFTNKYDVKVVYTINTNEHYGIAVKKGNKELLDKINKALQDIMNSPEWNKLVEKYFGS
- a CDS encoding amino acid ABC transporter permease, coding for MQGLITSTSVPLGIALRMLIDGAKTTIILSVLSIALGLLIGLPVALMETYGGKTLRRIAMVYEGTLRGIPLLAIYFVIFYSMPMLIGLGLSPFLAAVVGLGIRSSAYQSQIFRSGIQAVDEGQIEAAVSLGMSQWQIIRHIVLPQALRMSIPAWMNEYVIVLKDTSIALALGIVELTRQATYLVSVTAEPFRYYGLAALFYLAMVLPLTYFANWMGKKYGIKGTGGAMDVRL
- a CDS encoding amino acid ABC transporter ATP-binding protein; translated protein: MSDSDRVLVIRNLTKRFGEKPVLKGISFEVERGETKVIIGPSGAGKSTLLRCINRLIEPDEGEIIFNGTNILDRNVDIRKIRARIGFVFQHFNLFKHLTALENVKIGLKVVKGMSDEEAEKKAIEALKMVHLEEDAFHKYPAQLSGGQQQRVAIARALAMEPEIILFDEPTSALDPQLAGEVLDVMRELARKKVTMLVVTHEIGFALNAADEVLFFYDGVIWESGKPEEILYNPKKKETREFLRRIADLSVGGG